ACAATGGCCTACATACCCATGAAAATAGCATGCCCTATTCACTCTCTGCTTTAtccctattttccttttcttcataccACCTGCCACCATCTGAAATGCTATTGATTTTCTTATTAATGTATTCTTTCTCCATCATTGAATGTTAGGAACTTTTTCCCTCCAGCTTCCTATACTCTCTCTGCCTAGACGATGGCAGGACTTGGCCAGATCTTAAATTGTATTTTTGgaatttgatataatttttatttaaaagtgtggaATACATGACCTTTTGCAAAATAAGGTTGGAAGACAAATTGATTGGAACAAAAATTCCATAACGATGTTGGTGCAGGTGATCCCCTGAAATGGACCATATCCGTGCACAACATATTACAATGAAAGGACTACAGAATTGAAAAGGTAGCATTTTAAATCTGTGAGTAATACAAGTGCATGAAATTTAATCATGCTGTTTGCCTCTGTCCTTGAAGTCACCTCCACCACATGGAACCAGGCAATGATACACgaatttcagagtttcttcttctgggactgtCGGAGGAcccagaactgcagcccctccTATTTGGgtttttcctctccatgtacctgatcactgtgtttggaaacctgctcatcatcctggccgtcagctctgactcccacctccacacccccatgtacttcttcctggccaacctgtcctttgtagacatttgttccacctccaccaccgtccccaagatgctgaTGAATATACAGACAGAGAGCAAAGTCATAACCTATGCTGGGTGCATtactcagatttattttttcatagtctTTGCCGTTTTGGACGTCTTTCTCCTGGCTGTGATGGCTTATGACCgatttgtggccatctgtcaccccctgcactacacggtCATCATGAACCCTCGGCTCTGTGGACTGCTGGTTCTGGTGTCCTGGGGCATCTGTTTCCTGCATTCCTTGTTACAAAGCTTAATGGTGTTGCGGCTGTCCTTCTGTACAGAGGTGAAactcccccactttttctgtgaactcaatcaGATGATCCAACTTGCCTGTTCTGATACCTTTCTTAATAACATGGTGATGTATTTCGCATCTGtgctgctgggtgctggggcttTTGCTGGGATCCTTTACTCTTATTCTAAGATTGTTTCCTCCATACATGGAATATCATCAGCTCggggcaagtataaagcattttccacctgtacATCTCACCTttcagttgtctccttattttattgtacgaTGCTTGGTGTGCACCTGAGCTCTGCTGCTACCAAGAGAtcccacgcaagtgcagtggcctcggtgatgtacacggtggtcacgcccatgctgaaccccttcatctacagcctgaggaacagagataTAAAGAGGGCTTTGAAAGCATTGTTTGTGAAGGAGACGCTACATGGCCAATTGTCATAAGACAGAAGAAGTTCCGAAGATTGCTTTATCTCAGTTCCTGAgcaaaattttattgaataaatgtttgtattCAATTCCTAATGCTAATATAAAATGACTACATCAgtgcttattttttataat
The window above is part of the Ailuropoda melanoleuca isolate Jingjing unplaced genomic scaffold, ASM200744v2 unplaced-scaffold7994, whole genome shotgun sequence genome. Proteins encoded here:
- the LOC117800795 gene encoding olfactory receptor 7A5-like, with the translated sequence MEPGNDTRISEFLLLGLSEDPELQPLLFGFFLSMYLITVFGNLLIILAVSSDSHLHTPMYFFLANLSFVDICSTSTTVPKMLMNIQTESKVITYAGCITQIYFFIVFAVLDVFLLAVMAYDRFVAICHPLHYTVIMNPRLCGLLVLVSWGICFLHSLLQSLMVLRLSFCTEVKLPHFFCELNQMIQLACSDTFLNNMVMYFASVLLGAGAFAGILYSYSKIVSSIHGISSARGKYKAFSTCTSHLSVVSLFYCTMLGVHLSSAATKRSHASAVASVMYTVVTPMLNPFIYSLRNRDIKRALKALFVKETLHGQLS